Proteins co-encoded in one Periophthalmus magnuspinnatus isolate fPerMag1 chromosome 20, fPerMag1.2.pri, whole genome shotgun sequence genomic window:
- the amer2 gene encoding LOW QUALITY PROTEIN: APC membrane recruitment protein 2 (The sequence of the model RefSeq protein was modified relative to this genomic sequence to represent the inferred CDS: inserted 1 base in 1 codon; deleted 6 bases in 3 codons), with product MEVQADCLEPPAGPKTDPQPTGRINKAAFKLFGRRSTGSGMGELFFFPEQGATNIGNNXNSDNGSSLNGNGSAASVELIRSKTHDGLTDSNNDMEARPGEGRGGMEAVPVRFAEQIISFFSFLRRGSFRSSDNGGAGFVRRGRGLKGFFSSMRWKRKEKTIEGDVEEKDGGTEKAEEIPECEKDITLTLEPPPPHHAQEDCGNTTEEPDHHASGTPTTSVTMTPEHCVAMPGPSGVPDTSFPFTPTASPLHPAIPKTKASISSLSPSLATPPLDRCSTGDPPSEPSVDRLCSLLFTDVTSLKSFDSLTGCGDIIADAEDEGPAGNGGSGTSSSSSGGGGGSSSVSVSVSASAVIAPSITCSAMTRMSPCKPPILPQVTQVYSTSSMPASLTSRVRPPDSPQHQNGGGIVAYMGGGEEMASPEGVDDADMQGLWHMLPSTRDNSPALPRSHLPTSTTPTSTYPPRSASNPSAAHLSSAGRSTERKVPQVKALGLSKIPVVGGAGAAKPPLPPSHNRHPTSPGEKELLSDEGYWDTPSATPMATPDESREQPNQKIGLSRDSCSGDHLYDLYNDPEEDDDQEVNSTPSPSSEYKLSPTSQTTPPSSSSSSSFRSVKGNTSLSRESKIPVSSRPLSPPHSTSQETELSPPKTQAPPPARTRIPVSKLPVRRSGNKPGNQK from the exons ATGGAGGTGCAGGCGGACTGTCTGGAGCCCCCCGCGGGCCCC AAAACCGATCCACAGCCGACGGGAAGGATCAACAAAGCTGCCTTCAAACTCTTTGGAAGG CGGTCTACCGGCTCTGGGATGGGCGAGCTTTTTTTCTTTCCGGAACAAGGAGCTACAAATATCGGAAACA GGAATTCAGACAATGGGAGTTCATTGAACGGGAATGGATCGGCCGCATCAGTGGAACTCATCAGGAGCAAAACACACGATGGGCTAACAGACTCTAACAACGACATGGAGGCACGGCCGGGGGAGGGACGCGGCGGCATGGAGGCGGTGCCGGTGAGGTTCGCTGAGCaaatcatt agcttcttctcttttctcagACGTGGGAGTTTTAGATCAAGTGACAATGGAGGGGCGGGGTTTGTGCGAAGAGGGAGGGGCCTCAAGGGGTTCTTCAGCAGCATGCGATGGAAgcgtaaagaaaaaacaatcgAAGGAGATGTGGAGGAGAAAGATGGAGGTACAGAGAAAGCTGAGGAGATTCCTGAATGTGAAAAGGATATCACTCTAACGCTcgagccccctcctcctcatcatgcCCAAGAGGATTGTGGGAATACAACAGAGGAACCTGATCATCATGCATCAGGGACCCCCACCACAAGCGTTACCATGACACCCGAACACTGTGTTGCCATGCCAGGCCCATCTGGTGTGCCAGACACCAGCTTCCCTTTCACACCCACTGCTTCGCCTCTACATCCAGCCATCCCCAAAACCAAAGCCTCCATTTCCAGCCTGAGCCCATCCCTCGCAACACCCCCTCTGGACCGCTGCAGCACAGGCGATCCCCCCTCAGAGCCCTCGGTCGATCGTCTCTGCTCCTTGCTCTTTACCGATGTTACGTCTCTCAAAAGCTTCGATTCACTCACGGGATGTGGGGACATTATTGCTGATGCAGAGGACGAGGGCCCAGCTGGCAACGGAGGCAGTGgtaccagcagcagcagcagtgggggCGGAGGGGGCAGTAgtagtgtgagtgtgagtgtgagcgcAAGTGCAGTTATAGCTCCTAGTATCACCTGCAGTGCCATGACTCGAATGTCCCCATGTAAACCTCCAATACTCCCTCAAGTGACCCAAGTCTATTCCACAAGCTCCATGCCAGCTTCACTTACATCTCGTGTCAGACCCCCGGATTCGCCTCAGCACCAAAATGGAGGCGGGATAGTAGCATATATGGGTGGAGGAGAAGAAATGGCAAGTCCAGAGGGAGTGGATGATGCCGACATGCAGGGGCTCTGGCACATGCTTCCTTCAACGAGAGATAACTCCCCAGCGTTACCCCGATCGCATTTACCCACTTCTACAACTCCAACGTCCACATATCCACCTCGTTCTGCGTCCAACCCATCCGCTGCTCACCTATCGTCAGCTGGGAGGAGCACAGAGCGAAAGGTACCCCAAGTCAAAGCGCTAGGCCTCAGTAAGATCCCAGTAGTTGGCGGGGCGGGTGCTGCCAAACCACCTCTACCCCCTTCACATAATCGCCATCCAACATCGCCAGGTGAAAAAGAGTTGCTAAGTGATGAGGGTTACTGGGACACCCCTTCTGCCACCCCCATGGCGACCCCGGATGAAAGCAGGGAACAGCCCAACCAGAAAATCGGCCTATCTCGTGACAGTTGTTCAGGGGACCACTTGTACGACCTCTACAATGACCCAGAAGAGGACGACGATCAGGAAGTCAACAGCACCCCCTCGCCATCATCCGAATACAAACTCAGCCCAACTTCCCAAACTACTCCGCCATCCTCGtcctcatcttcctcttttCGCTCAGTCAAAGGCAACACCAGCCTTTCCCGGGAGTCCAAGATCCCGGTTAGTTCGAGACCATTATCCCCTCCCCATTCCACGAGCCAAGAAACAGAACTGTCTCCGCCAAAGACCCAAGCACCTCCTCCGGCCCGAACGCGAATCCCTGTTTCCAAGTTACCTGTACGTCGCTCTGGAAACAAACCAGGCAACCAGAAGTAG